From a single Fusobacterium pseudoperiodonticum genomic region:
- a CDS encoding DUF6612 family protein, which translates to MKKSFKKILFTILTVFALFFIVACGNKEDAKINKEEVLKKAAEVANDIKSGNKLVNTIMEIKGGVTVEYIIDSSIIIEPFSMKLTIEQKGQDAKVTTFVKDGITYMSNPINNTWEKQEATFEAIEQFKNALDTSTEIYNMLKDHLDKVDIKEKDGNYVITVPKNSDFIKESLKEQMNSIVGQNPDFNPDNVTWEYVIDKETYFPKVLSLSFEAKLDEQDVKVTTTNTLSNINSVGEITVPEEALNSNN; encoded by the coding sequence ATGAAAAAATCTTTTAAGAAAATTCTGTTTACTATTTTAACTGTATTTGCTCTATTTTTTATTGTTGCTTGTGGTAATAAAGAAGATGCTAAAATTAACAAGGAAGAAGTTCTTAAAAAAGCTGCTGAAGTTGCTAACGATATAAAAAGTGGAAATAAATTAGTAAACACTATAATGGAAATTAAAGGTGGAGTAACTGTAGAGTATATAATTGATAGTTCTATTATCATAGAACCTTTTTCAATGAAACTTACTATAGAACAAAAAGGTCAAGATGCTAAAGTAACTACTTTTGTGAAAGATGGTATAACGTATATGAGTAATCCTATAAATAATACTTGGGAAAAACAGGAAGCTACTTTTGAAGCTATTGAACAATTTAAAAATGCACTAGATACTTCTACTGAAATTTATAATATGTTAAAAGATCATTTAGATAAAGTTGATATTAAAGAAAAAGATGGAAACTATGTTATTACTGTTCCTAAAAATTCTGATTTTATTAAAGAATCTTTAAAAGAACAAATGAATTCTATCGTAGGACAAAATCCAGATTTTAATCCTGATAATGTTACTTGGGAATATGTAATTGATAAAGAAACTTATTTCCCAAAAGTTTTATCTTTATCTTTTGAAGCAAAACTTGATGAGCAAGATGTTAAAGTAACGACAACTAATACTCTATCTAATATTAATAGTGTTGGAGAAATTACTGTTCCTGAAGAAGCTTTAAATTCAAATAATTAA
- a CDS encoding DUF4241 domain-containing protein encodes MEATKEWLEKWEKVKNKLQPNSNLLDYFTLKEIAGKEIDVMDIGPCSIPTGEFLVADPLVYLVSKYEKEYFQKIPTGEFRTEVCVVKATDGDCDRYAAVRLKFNDNEVSYFEEAMKGTEDLENINEGDFFGFNVDAGLACICDKKLHELYCEFDKKWCDENPDGNTYDDYFADLFKKSYEDNPKYQRDGGDWINWTIPGTDYHLPMFQSGFGDGAYPVYLAYDKDGNVCQLIVELIDIELAYSDIDDEEEE; translated from the coding sequence ATGGAAGCAACAAAAGAATGGTTAGAAAAATGGGAAAAGGTAAAAAATAAGTTACAACCTAATAGTAATCTTTTAGATTATTTTACTTTAAAGGAAATTGCTGGAAAAGAAATAGATGTTATGGATATTGGACCTTGTTCTATTCCAACAGGAGAATTTTTAGTTGCTGATCCTCTTGTATATTTAGTTAGTAAATATGAAAAAGAGTATTTTCAAAAGATTCCAACAGGAGAATTTAGAACAGAAGTTTGTGTTGTAAAAGCTACTGATGGAGATTGTGATAGATATGCAGCAGTTAGATTGAAATTTAATGATAATGAAGTTAGTTATTTTGAAGAAGCAATGAAGGGAACAGAAGACTTAGAAAATATTAATGAAGGAGATTTTTTTGGTTTTAATGTTGACGCTGGACTAGCTTGTATTTGTGATAAAAAATTACATGAACTATATTGTGAATTTGATAAAAAATGGTGTGATGAAAATCCTGATGGAAATACTTATGATGATTATTTTGCAGATTTATTCAAAAAAAGTTATGAAGATAACCCTAAATATCAAAGAGATGGAGGAGATTGGATAAATTGGACTATACCTGGAACAGATTATCATTTACCTATGTTTCAATCTGGTTTTGGAGATGGAGCATACCCAGTATATTTAGCTTATGATAAAGATGGAAATGTATGTCAACTTATTGTGGAACTTATTGACATTGAACTAGCTTACTCTGATATTGATGATGAAGAGGAAGAATAA
- a CDS encoding cell surface protein, with protein MFWKLLGAVSLFNLLKSNENKNNNLECEIEKLEEKIGNIEKEQKKSKLKREIRSLKYRISEIDKEIYEGDLSVEDPYFHSLCEEVTPLELELLELEFELEKLEDY; from the coding sequence ATGTTTTGGAAATTATTGGGTGCTGTTTCTTTATTTAATTTATTAAAATCCAATGAAAATAAAAATAATAATTTAGAGTGTGAAATTGAAAAATTAGAAGAAAAAATTGGTAATATTGAAAAAGAACAGAAAAAATCAAAGTTGAAAAGAGAAATAAGAAGTTTAAAATATAGAATATCTGAAATAGATAAGGAAATATATGAGGGAGATTTGAGTGTAGAAGATCCATATTTTCATAGTTTATGCGAGGAAGTTACTCCTTTAGAATTGGAATTACTTGAACTTGAATTTGAATTAGAGAAGTTGGAAGATTATTAA
- a CDS encoding Fic family protein: MNKILEILLEEKETKLKGSLYHLTQIKFSYNSNHIEGSKLTEDETRYIYETNSFIGDKEKVVSIDDINETINHFKCFDYILENINILDEKLIKNLHKILKNNTSDSQREWFKVGDYKLKANFIGNTKTTSPSNVKKEMKKLLIEYNSKTNITFEDIIEFHYKFESIHPFQDGNGRVGRLIMFKECLKNNIVPFIIDEEHKLFYYRGLKNYNEDKAYLIETCLSTQDKYIELLNELEINFN; encoded by the coding sequence ATGAATAAAATTTTAGAGATTTTATTAGAAGAGAAAGAAACTAAATTAAAAGGTAGTCTTTATCATTTAACACAAATTAAATTTTCATATAATTCAAATCATATTGAAGGAAGTAAATTAACAGAAGATGAAACAAGATATATTTACGAAACAAATTCTTTTATAGGAGATAAAGAAAAAGTTGTATCTATAGATGATATAAATGAAACTATTAATCATTTTAAATGTTTTGATTATATACTAGAAAATATAAATATTTTAGATGAAAAATTAATAAAAAATTTACATAAAATTTTAAAAAATAATACTTCTGATTCTCAAAGAGAATGGTTTAAAGTAGGTGATTATAAATTAAAAGCAAATTTTATTGGTAATACAAAAACTACAAGTCCTAGTAATGTAAAAAAAGAAATGAAAAAATTACTTATTGAATACAATTCAAAGACTAATATAACATTTGAAGATATTATTGAATTTCACTATAAATTTGAATCTATTCATCCATTTCAAGATGGAAATGGAAGAGTTGGCAGACTCATTATGTTTAAAGAATGTCTAAAGAATAATATTGTTCCTTTTATTATAGATGAAGAACATAAATTATTTTATTATAGAGGTTTAAAAAATTATAATGAAGATAAGGCTTATTTAATTGAAACTTGTCTTTCAACACAAGATAAATATATAGAATTATTGAATGAATTAGAAATTAATTTTAACTAA
- a CDS encoding prohibitin family protein has protein sequence MEGKKYFKMVVSGVIGVFVLLLIFTNCYTVDTGEVVIISTFGKITRVENEGLHFKIPFVQSKTFMETREKTYIFGRTDEMDTTMEVSTKDMQSIKLEFTVQASITDPEKLYRAFNNKHEQRFIRPRVKEIIQATIAKYTIEEFVSKRAEISKLIFEDLKDDFSQYGMSVSNVSIVNHDFSDEYERAIESKKVAEQEVEKAKAEQEKLKVEAENKVRLAEYSLQEKELQAKANAVESNSLSPQLLRKMAIEKWDGKLPQVQGNNGSTLINLDQ, from the coding sequence ATGGAAGGGAAAAAATATTTTAAAATGGTAGTATCTGGAGTAATTGGAGTTTTTGTACTACTTTTAATATTTACTAATTGCTATACAGTAGATACTGGGGAGGTTGTAATAATATCAACATTTGGTAAGATAACAAGAGTTGAAAATGAAGGTTTACACTTTAAAATTCCATTTGTTCAAAGTAAAACATTTATGGAAACTAGAGAAAAAACATATATTTTTGGAAGAACAGATGAAATGGATACAACTATGGAAGTTTCAACAAAAGATATGCAAAGTATAAAATTGGAGTTTACAGTACAAGCTTCTATTACAGATCCAGAAAAATTATATAGAGCTTTTAATAATAAACATGAACAAAGATTTATTAGACCAAGAGTTAAAGAAATAATCCAAGCTACAATAGCTAAATATACAATAGAAGAGTTTGTAAGTAAAAGAGCAGAAATTTCAAAATTGATATTTGAAGATTTAAAAGATGATTTTTCACAATATGGAATGTCAGTAAGTAATGTATCTATTGTTAATCATGATTTTAGTGATGAGTATGAAAGAGCAATAGAAAGTAAAAAAGTTGCTGAACAAGAAGTTGAAAAAGCAAAAGCAGAACAAGAAAAACTAAAAGTTGAAGCAGAAAATAAAGTAAGATTAGCAGAATATTCTTTGCAAGAAAAAGAATTACAAGCAAAGGCTAATGCTGTTGAAAGTAATTCATTAAGTCCTCAACTTTTAAGAAAGATGGCTATTGAAAAATGGGACGGAAAACTTCCACAAGTTCAAGGTAATAATGGAAGTACATTAATTAATTTAGACCAGTAA
- the pepT gene encoding peptidase T, protein MEKYSTLKERFLRYVKFNTRSDEKSETIPSTPSQMEFAKMLKKELEDLGLSNVFINKACFVNATLPSNMDKKVATIGFIAHMDTADFNAEGINPQIIENYDGNDIVLNKEQNIVLKVEEFPNLKNYISKTLITTDGTTLLGSDDKSGIVEIIEAVKYLKEHPEIKHGDIKMAFGPDEEIGRGADYFDVKEFAADYAYTMDGGPVGELEYESFNAAQATFKIKGVSVHPGTAKGKMINAGLIASEIIQMFPKDEVPEKTEGYEGFYYLVETNTSCESGEVVYILRDHDKAKFLAKKEFVKELVKKVNEKYGKEVVELELKDEYYNMGEIIKDHMYVVDIAKQAMENLGIKPLIKAIRGGTDGSKISFMGLPTPNIFAGGENFHGKYEFVALESMEKATDVIVEIAKLNAER, encoded by the coding sequence ATGGAAAAATATTCAACATTGAAAGAAAGATTTTTAAGATATGTTAAATTTAATACTCGTTCAGATGAAAAAAGTGAAACAATTCCATCAACACCATCACAAATGGAATTTGCTAAAATGTTAAAAAAAGAATTAGAAGATTTAGGACTATCTAATGTTTTTATAAATAAAGCTTGTTTTGTTAATGCAACTTTACCAAGTAATATGGATAAAAAAGTTGCTACTATTGGTTTTATTGCTCATATGGATACTGCTGATTTCAATGCAGAAGGAATTAATCCTCAAATTATAGAAAACTATGATGGTAATGATATAGTTTTAAATAAAGAACAAAATATAGTTTTAAAAGTAGAGGAATTCCCTAATTTAAAAAATTATATCTCTAAAACTTTAATTACAACAGATGGTACAACTTTACTTGGTTCAGATGATAAATCAGGAATAGTTGAAATTATTGAAGCTGTTAAGTACTTAAAAGAACACCCTGAAATTAAGCATGGAGATATCAAAATGGCTTTTGGTCCAGACGAAGAAATTGGTAGAGGTGCAGACTACTTTGATGTAAAAGAGTTTGCAGCAGACTATGCTTACACTATGGATGGAGGTCCTGTTGGAGAATTGGAATATGAAAGCTTTAATGCCGCTCAAGCTACATTTAAAATAAAAGGAGTTAGTGTTCATCCAGGAACTGCAAAAGGTAAAATGATAAATGCAGGTCTTATTGCTAGTGAAATTATACAAATGTTCCCTAAAGATGAAGTTCCTGAAAAAACTGAAGGATATGAAGGTTTCTATTATTTAGTTGAAACTAACACATCTTGTGAAAGTGGAGAAGTTGTATATATTCTAAGAGATCATGACAAGGCTAAATTCTTAGCTAAGAAAGAATTTGTAAAAGAGCTTGTTAAAAAAGTAAATGAAAAATATGGAAAAGAAGTTGTTGAACTTGAACTAAAAGATGAATACTACAATATGGGAGAAATAATAAAAGACCATATGTATGTTGTTGACATAGCAAAACAAGCTATGGAAAATCTTGGTATAAAACCACTTATAAAAGCTATTCGTGGTGGAACAGATGGTTCTAAAATTTCTTTCATGGGTCTACCTACACCAAATATTTTTGCTGGTGGAGAAAATTTTCATGGTAAATATGAATTTGTTGCTCTTGAAAGTATGGAAAAAGCAACTGATGTTATAGTAGAAATCGCTAAATTAAATGCAGAAAGGTAA
- the gpmA gene encoding 2,3-diphosphoglycerate-dependent phosphoglycerate mutase: MKLVLIRHGESAWNLENRFTGWKDVDLSPKGIEEAKAAGKILKEMNLVFDVAYTSYLKRAIKTLNIVLEEMDELYIPVYKSWRLNERHYGALQGLNKAETAKKYGDEQVHIWRRSFDIAPPSIDKDSEYYPKSDRRYADLPDSEIPLGESLKDTIARVLPYWHSDISKSLQEGKNVIVAAHGNSLRALIKYLLNISNEDILNLNLVTGKPMVFEIDKDLKVISAPELF; encoded by the coding sequence ATGAAATTAGTTTTAATTCGTCATGGAGAAAGTGCTTGGAACTTAGAAAATAGATTTACAGGGTGGAAAGACGTTGATTTAAGCCCTAAAGGAATTGAAGAAGCTAAGGCTGCAGGAAAAATTTTAAAGGAAATGAATTTAGTTTTTGATGTTGCTTATACTTCTTACCTAAAAAGAGCTATAAAAACTTTAAATATAGTTTTAGAAGAAATGGATGAACTTTACATTCCTGTATATAAATCTTGGAGATTAAATGAAAGACATTATGGAGCTTTACAAGGATTAAATAAAGCTGAAACTGCTAAAAAATATGGAGATGAACAAGTACATATTTGGCGTCGTAGCTTTGATATAGCTCCACCATCAATAGATAAAGACAGTGAATACTATCCAAAATCTGATAGAAGATATGCAGATCTTCCAGATTCTGAAATCCCTTTAGGTGAAAGCTTAAAAGATACTATAGCAAGAGTTTTACCATACTGGCATTCAGATATTTCTAAGAGCTTACAAGAAGGTAAAAATGTTATAGTTGCTGCTCATGGAAACAGCTTAAGAGCTTTAATAAAATACTTATTAAATATTTCAAATGAAGATATTTTAAATCTAAATCTAGTTACTGGTAAACCTATGGTATTTGAAATAGATAAAGATTTAAAAGTTATATCTGCACCTGAATTATTTTAA
- a CDS encoding MFS transporter: MKKLTTKVQVLYALGVSYAIVDQIFAQWILYFYLPSESSGLRPFMAPVLVSIALAVSRLVDMITDPLVGFLSDKYNSKYGRRIPFVAVGTIPLIIVTIAFFYPPTSSEKASFYYLMLIGSLFFTFYTIVGAPYNALIPEIGRTPEERLNLSTWQSVFRLSYTAIAIILPGILIKMIGGNDVLFGIRGMIMFLCVIVFIGLVTTVFTVRERDYSTGEVSNVSFKETIGIIIKNKNFILYLFGMMFFFIGFNNLRAIMNYYVEDIMGYGKKEITIASALLFGAAAICFYPTNKLSKKYGYRKIMLYCLAMLIVSTSMLFFLGKIFPVKFGFALFAIIGIPLAGAAFIFPPAMLSEISTQISEDSGARIEGLSFGIQGFFMKTSFLISIVTLPIILVMGNDVSILSAISSGVSKVEKNGIYLASLSSVFFFIISFIFYYKYSDSKKVDKK, translated from the coding sequence ATGAAAAAATTAACAACAAAAGTCCAAGTGTTATATGCACTAGGAGTAAGCTATGCCATTGTGGATCAAATTTTTGCCCAATGGATATTATATTTCTATTTACCCTCAGAAAGCTCAGGTTTAAGGCCATTTATGGCTCCTGTTTTAGTTTCTATAGCCTTAGCTGTTTCAAGACTAGTAGATATGATAACAGATCCTTTAGTTGGCTTCTTATCTGATAAATATAATAGTAAATATGGAAGAAGAATACCCTTTGTCGCAGTTGGAACAATTCCATTAATAATAGTGACAATAGCCTTTTTCTATCCACCAACAAGTAGTGAGAAAGCAAGTTTTTACTATTTAATGTTGATAGGTTCACTGTTCTTTACTTTCTATACTATAGTTGGAGCACCTTATAATGCTTTGATTCCTGAAATTGGAAGAACACCAGAAGAAAGATTGAATTTATCAACTTGGCAATCAGTTTTTAGACTATCTTATACTGCGATTGCAATTATTCTACCTGGAATTCTAATTAAGATGATAGGAGGTAATGATGTTCTTTTTGGTATAAGAGGAATGATTATGTTTTTATGTGTGATAGTTTTTATAGGTCTGGTTACAACTGTGTTCACAGTTAGAGAAAGAGATTATTCAACAGGCGAAGTTTCAAATGTAAGTTTTAAAGAAACTATAGGAATCATAATAAAGAATAAGAATTTTATTCTGTATCTTTTTGGAATGATGTTCTTCTTCATAGGTTTTAATAATCTAAGAGCTATTATGAACTATTATGTTGAAGATATTATGGGTTATGGAAAAAAAGAAATTACTATTGCTTCAGCATTATTATTTGGAGCAGCAGCTATATGTTTCTACCCAACAAATAAACTATCTAAAAAATATGGATATAGAAAAATTATGCTTTATTGTTTAGCAATGTTAATTGTTTCAACATCAATGTTATTTTTCTTAGGAAAGATATTCCCAGTTAAATTTGGGTTTGCATTATTTGCTATTATTGGTATACCTCTTGCAGGAGCAGCATTTATCTTCCCACCTGCAATGTTAAGTGAAATAAGTACACAAATCAGTGAAGACTCAGGAGCAAGAATAGAAGGACTTTCATTTGGAATACAAGGTTTCTTTATGAAAACTTCATTTTTAATCTCAATAGTTACTTTACCAATAATTTTAGTTATGGGAAATGATGTTAGTATATTATCAGCAATCTCAAGTGGTGTAAGTAAGGTTGAAAAGAATGGAATTTATTTAGCTTCTTTAAGTTCAGTATTTTTCTTTATCATATCATTTATTTTTTATTATAAATATTCTGATAGTAAAAAAGTTGATAAAAAATAA
- a CDS encoding nucleotidyltransferase — protein MFKNVIGLVVEYNPFHNGHLHHIQEIDKLFEDNIKIAVMSGDFVQRGEPSLINKFEKTKIALSQGIDIVIELPVFYSSQSAEIFAKGSVSLLDKLSCSHIVFGSESNDLDKLKKIASLSLTDEFTKALKEFLDKGFSYPTAFSKATSDEKFGSNDILALEYIKAIETIDSKIEACCIKREKTGYYDDEKDNFASASYIRKVLLDSNETKENKLNKIKNLVPEFSYKILEENFGVFSCLNDFYDLIEYNIIKNYSSLKNIQDLEVGLENRLYKYSLENLSFSDFFNKILSKRLTISRLQRILLHTLLDLTEELTDKVKNKVPYVKILGFSNRGQEYLNYLKKLDDYNERKILTSNRNLKEILSEEELKLFNFNELASQIYRIKSNYNNIGYPILNLSRLTPYEC, from the coding sequence ATGTTTAAAAATGTAATTGGTTTAGTTGTTGAATATAATCCCTTTCATAATGGACATCTACATCACATTCAAGAGATAGATAAACTCTTTGAAGATAATATAAAAATTGCTGTTATGAGTGGTGATTTTGTACAAAGAGGAGAACCATCTCTTATCAATAAATTTGAAAAAACTAAGATAGCTCTATCACAAGGTATAGACATTGTGATAGAGTTACCTGTTTTTTACTCAAGTCAGAGTGCTGAAATTTTTGCAAAAGGCTCTGTTAGTCTTTTAGATAAGCTTTCTTGTAGTCATATAGTTTTTGGTTCTGAAAGTAATGACTTAGATAAATTAAAAAAAATAGCAAGTCTTTCTTTGACAGATGAATTTACAAAAGCTTTAAAAGAATTTTTAGATAAAGGCTTCTCATACCCTACTGCTTTTTCAAAGGCTACATCTGATGAAAAGTTTGGCTCTAATGATATCCTAGCTCTAGAATACATAAAAGCCATAGAAACTATTGATTCTAAGATTGAAGCTTGTTGTATAAAAAGAGAAAAAACAGGTTACTATGATGATGAAAAAGATAATTTTGCAAGTGCAAGTTATATTAGAAAAGTTTTATTAGATTCTAATGAAACTAAAGAAAATAAATTAAATAAAATTAAAAATTTAGTTCCAGAGTTTTCATATAAGATACTAGAAGAAAATTTTGGAGTTTTTTCATGTCTAAATGATTTTTATGATTTAATAGAATATAATATAATAAAAAATTATTCAAGTCTAAAAAATATTCAAGATTTAGAAGTTGGCTTAGAAAATAGACTATATAAATACTCACTAGAAAACTTATCTTTTAGTGATTTTTTTAATAAAATCTTGAGTAAAAGATTAACTATTTCAAGATTACAAAGAATATTATTACATACTCTATTAGATTTAACTGAAGAACTTACAGATAAAGTAAAAAATAAAGTCCCCTATGTGAAAATTTTAGGTTTTTCAAATAGAGGACAAGAGTATTTAAATTATCTAAAAAAATTAGATGACTATAACGAAAGAAAAATTTTAACTTCTAATAGAAACTTAAAAGAAATTTTAAGTGAGGAAGAACTTAAATTATTTAATTTCAATGAACTTGCTTCACAGATTTATCGTATAAAATCAAATTATAATAACATAGGCTATCCTATACTGAACCTCTCACGACTGACACCCTACGAGTGCTAG
- a CDS encoding DUF6612 family protein: MKKSLKKILFTILTVFAVFFVVACGNKEDAKINKEEVLQKSVEANSNIKSGNKLVNAKIEVEGEGNVEFTIDTSIIKEPLAMKAIIEQKNENTQMTTYIKDGMVYATTGNNDWQKEALSENNAENFKDSLDASIEMNEILKDHLDKVTIKEERGNYIVSIDKDADFLKEFLNKEVSNIVGQNIDFDPKNATVEYVIDKETYFIKSSSFSVETKIQDKKLKIMTEVTLSNINSVEEITVPEEALNSNN, encoded by the coding sequence ATGAAAAAATCTTTAAAGAAAATTCTATTTACTATTTTAACTGTGTTTGCTGTATTTTTTGTTGTTGCTTGTGGTAACAAAGAAGATGCTAAAATTAACAAAGAAGAAGTTCTTCAAAAATCTGTAGAAGCTAATAGTAATATAAAAAGTGGAAACAAATTAGTAAATGCTAAGATAGAAGTTGAAGGAGAGGGAAATGTGGAATTTACAATTGATACCTCTATTATTAAAGAACCTTTGGCTATGAAAGCTATTATAGAACAAAAAAATGAAAATACTCAAATGACTACTTATATCAAAGATGGCATGGTATATGCAACTACAGGAAATAATGATTGGCAAAAAGAAGCTCTTTCTGAAAATAATGCTGAAAATTTTAAAGATTCACTAGATGCTTCGATTGAAATGAATGAAATATTAAAAGATCACTTAGATAAGGTTACAATTAAGGAAGAGAGAGGAAATTATATTGTCTCTATTGATAAAGATGCTGATTTCCTTAAGGAATTTTTAAATAAAGAAGTTTCTAATATAGTAGGACAAAATATAGATTTTGACCCTAAGAATGCTACTGTAGAATATGTAATTGATAAAGAAACTTATTTTATAAAATCTTCATCTTTTAGTGTAGAAACTAAAATTCAAGATAAAAAGCTAAAAATAATGACAGAAGTTACTCTATCTAACATTAATAGTGTTGAAGAAATTACTGTTCCTGAAGAAGCTTTAAATTCAAATAATTAA
- a CDS encoding YgiQ family radical SAM protein, whose product MKFLPTTKEEMKSLGWDSIDVLLISGDTYLDTSYNGSALIGKWLVEHGFKVGIIAQPEVDVPDDITRLGEPNLFFAISGGCVDSMVANYTATKKRRQQDDFTPGGENNKRPDRAVLVYSNMIRRFFKGTTKKIVISGIESSLRRITHYDYWTNKLRKPILFDAKADILSYGMGEMSMLQLANALKNGEDWQNIRGLCYLSKEPKEDYLSLPSHADCLADKDKFIEAFHTFYLNCDPITAKGLCQKCDDRYLIQNPPSESYSEEIMDKIYSMEFARDVHPYYKKMGAVRALDTIKYSVTTHRGCYGECNFCAIAIHQGRTIMSRSQNSIVEEVKKIAETPKFHGNISDVGGPTANMYGLECKKKLKLGACPDRRCLYPKKCPHLQVNHNNQVELLKKLKKIPNIKKIFIASGIRYDMILDDNKCGQMYLKEIIKDHISGQMKIAPEHTEDKILGLMGKDGKSCLNEFKNQFYKINNELGKKQFLTYYLIAAHPGCKDKDMMDLKKYASQELRVNPEQVQIFTPTPSTYSTLMYYTEKDPFTNQKLFVEKDNGKKQKQKDIVTEKRNNNNYKKR is encoded by the coding sequence ATGAAATTTTTACCAACTACAAAAGAAGAAATGAAAAGTTTAGGTTGGGACAGTATAGATGTACTTCTAATTTCAGGGGATACATATTTGGACACTTCATATAATGGAAGTGCCTTAATAGGAAAATGGTTAGTGGAACATGGCTTCAAGGTTGGTATAATTGCTCAACCTGAGGTTGATGTTCCTGATGATATAACTCGTTTAGGTGAGCCTAACTTGTTCTTTGCTATATCTGGTGGTTGTGTGGATTCTATGGTTGCAAACTATACTGCAACTAAAAAAAGAAGACAACAAGATGATTTTACTCCAGGTGGAGAAAATAATAAAAGACCAGATAGAGCTGTTTTAGTCTACTCAAATATGATACGTAGATTTTTTAAAGGAACTACGAAAAAAATTGTAATAAGTGGAATTGAATCTAGTCTAAGAAGAATAACTCACTATGATTATTGGACTAATAAGCTAAGAAAACCTATTCTATTTGATGCTAAGGCGGATATTTTATCCTATGGTATGGGAGAAATGTCTATGTTACAACTAGCAAATGCTTTAAAGAATGGAGAAGATTGGCAAAACATCAGAGGGCTTTGTTACTTAAGTAAAGAGCCTAAAGAAGATTATTTATCTTTACCTTCTCATGCTGATTGTCTTGCAGATAAAGATAAGTTTATTGAAGCTTTTCATACTTTTTATTTGAATTGTGATCCAATAACTGCTAAGGGACTTTGTCAAAAATGTGATGATAGATATTTAATTCAAAATCCTCCTTCTGAAAGTTATTCTGAGGAGATAATGGATAAAATATATTCTATGGAATTTGCTAGAGATGTACACCCTTACTACAAAAAAATGGGAGCAGTTAGAGCACTTGATACTATAAAATACTCTGTTACTACTCATCGTGGTTGTTATGGAGAATGTAACTTCTGTGCAATAGCTATTCATCAAGGTAGAACTATTATGTCAAGAAGTCAAAATTCAATAGTAGAAGAAGTTAAAAAAATTGCTGAAACTCCTAAATTTCATGGAAATATTTCTGATGTAGGTGGACCAACTGCAAATATGTATGGACTTGAATGTAAGAAAAAATTGAAATTAGGTGCTTGTCCTGATAGAAGATGTCTATATCCTAAAAAATGTCCTCATCTTCAAGTTAATCATAATAATCAAGTGGAACTTTTAAAGAAGTTAAAAAAGATACCTAATATAAAGAAGATTTTTATCGCTTCTGGAATTAGATATGATATGATTTTAGATGACAACAAATGTGGACAGATGTATTTGAAAGAAATAATAAAAGATCATATCTCAGGACAAATGAAAATTGCACCTGAGCATACGGAAGATAAAATTTTAGGCTTGATGGGTAAAGATGGTAAATCTTGCTTAAATGAATTTAAAAATCAATTCTATAAAATAAATAATGAACTAGGTAAAAAGCAATTTTTAACATATTATTTAATTGCAGCTCACCCAGGTTGTAAAGATAAAGATATGATGGATTTAAAAAAATATGCCTCACAAGAATTAAGAGTTAATCCTGAGCAGGTACAAATTTTTACTCCTACTCCATCAACTTATTCAACTTTAATGTACTATACAGAGAAAGATCCTTTTACAAATCAAAAATTATTTGTTGAAAAGGACAATGGCAAGAAGCAAAAGCAAAAAGATATAGTTACAGAAAAAAGAAATAATAATAACTATAAAAAAAGGTAG